The following proteins are encoded in a genomic region of Thermococcus henrietii:
- a CDS encoding methyl-accepting chemotaxis protein, whose product MNVRSIEKASNALAQSVRIKTSSRESSKIIDELAEQISGQFLENNMVIIENIEKLSQVMKELERFQQEFLPFFQRFEVFAQEFNTLVENLEYVSRISDSIASVAKQTNLVALNASIEAARAGEAGRGFAVVADEIRKMAVQTMNLAKEIKDFNTRVMGQLETLRDALAVMDRIKEGTDILGRDIEAMVEISSVLDEISREQEEIVNDIKRLKGIALALRKFADMQDKYNKELASLLRMMVSEYAKEQAEK is encoded by the coding sequence ATGAACGTCAGGAGCATCGAGAAGGCATCGAACGCCCTGGCCCAGTCGGTTCGTATAAAAACCTCCAGCAGGGAGTCCAGCAAAATCATAGACGAGCTGGCGGAGCAGATTAGCGGGCAGTTCCTTGAGAACAACATGGTGATTATTGAGAACATTGAGAAGCTCTCTCAGGTTATGAAGGAACTTGAGAGGTTCCAGCAGGAGTTCCTTCCCTTCTTCCAGCGCTTTGAGGTCTTTGCCCAGGAGTTCAACACCCTCGTCGAGAACCTTGAGTACGTCTCAAGGATAAGCGACTCGATAGCGAGCGTGGCAAAGCAGACCAACCTCGTTGCCCTGAACGCCTCCATTGAAGCCGCCCGCGCCGGGGAAGCGGGAAGGGGCTTCGCGGTTGTCGCCGATGAGATTCGAAAGATGGCCGTTCAAACGATGAACCTCGCCAAGGAGATAAAGGACTTCAACACCCGGGTCATGGGCCAGCTCGAGACGCTCCGCGACGCCTTGGCCGTCATGGACAGGATTAAAGAGGGCACGGACATACTTGGGAGAGACATAGAGGCCATGGTCGAGATTAGCTCTGTCCTCGACGAGATTTCACGCGAGCAGGAGGAGATAGTGAACGACATCAAGAGGCTCAAGGGAATAGCCTTAGCTTTGAGAAAGTTCGCCGACATGCAGGACAAGTACAACAAGGAGCTGGCTTCCCTCCTCAGGATGATGGTCAGCGAGTACGCGAAGGAGCAGGCCGAAAAGTGA
- a CDS encoding V-type ATP synthase subunit C, protein MDMEAVTGILNTTIAVVFTWVGYKTARIIWKYTPYSYPNARIKAMDAKLLTEQKFNELAESRTLQNFVVNLEDTDYKDYFGDVSSYTVEEVEKALERALVGTYGLMFKILPKRSRGFFELLLEGWDIRNIANVVKAKLAGEPAGDYVVELGTMLPKVKAMAEAKTLEEILVILEGTPYEEPYQKLLLGEIDVTRFETELYRMHYGKLLSYALSRKDDERIILEEFVRLSIDRVNILTALRAKKAGLSVEEIKPMLIPGGTVKLDPLLHVDSFDMALAELDSTKYGPVIRDVREEIENDLSVLEKALNDHIIERISELERFYPLSIATPLSYVLRKEREIRKLRAIAKLIENGVEPERIKELAGEVA, encoded by the coding sequence ATTGATATGGAGGCAGTAACGGGAATCCTCAACACCACCATTGCAGTCGTCTTCACCTGGGTGGGCTACAAGACCGCCAGGATAATCTGGAAGTACACGCCTTACTCCTATCCAAACGCCAGAATCAAGGCGATGGACGCGAAGCTCCTCACCGAGCAGAAGTTCAACGAGCTGGCCGAAAGCAGGACCCTTCAGAACTTCGTCGTGAACCTGGAGGACACCGACTACAAGGACTATTTCGGAGACGTTTCGAGCTACACCGTTGAGGAGGTTGAGAAGGCCCTCGAGAGGGCCCTGGTTGGAACCTACGGGCTCATGTTTAAGATACTCCCCAAGCGCTCAAGGGGCTTCTTCGAGCTCCTCCTCGAGGGCTGGGACATCAGGAACATAGCCAACGTCGTCAAGGCTAAGCTCGCCGGAGAGCCAGCGGGTGACTACGTTGTCGAGCTCGGAACGATGCTCCCCAAGGTCAAGGCCATGGCCGAGGCGAAGACCCTCGAAGAAATCCTCGTAATCCTCGAGGGAACCCCCTACGAGGAGCCCTACCAGAAGCTCCTGCTCGGCGAGATAGACGTCACGCGCTTCGAGACCGAGCTCTACAGGATGCACTACGGAAAACTGCTGAGCTATGCCCTCTCAAGGAAGGACGACGAGAGGATTATCTTAGAGGAGTTCGTGAGGCTCTCGATAGACAGGGTCAACATCCTTACCGCGCTCAGGGCAAAGAAGGCAGGCCTGTCGGTGGAAGAGATAAAGCCGATGCTGATTCCGGGCGGAACCGTCAAGCTTGACCCGCTCTTGCACGTTGACTCCTTCGACATGGCCTTAGCCGAGCTCGACTCGACCAAGTACGGCCCGGTAATCAGGGACGTCAGGGAGGAAATAGAGAACGACCTAAGCGTCCTTGAGAAGGCACTCAACGACCACATAATCGAGAGGATTTCAGAGCTCGAACGCTTCTACCCGCTCAGCATAGCCACGCCACTGAGCTACGTCCTCAGGAAGGAGAGGGAAATCAGGAAGCTGAGGGCAATAGCCAAGCTGATAGAGAACGGCGTTGAGCCCGAAAGGATAAAGGAGCTCGCGGGTGAGGTGGCATGA
- a CDS encoding ABC transporter permease: MSVKLKVGTAIIVAYLFLAAVSPILVNQNDIRNWHYITYWEKNPRMAPPEWVNLFGENLPPTGNLREEKPGEYVYNFHYSQPPQDILIIPQSNWSGFVDVRVLTPDGKRVTLYSGRVTGITSTGRSFSTVFNLAKQMGVKGDISDMIVTGEGLKILFFRKEGGKWVPVKGDYLFTVRASSKVTLRVVGMSYGPLGTDSYGRDIAVIFIGGLPQTLVIVFMTALTTVLLGTAAGLFGALSGKLGVLVEGFAKVSSMLPLIPVMILLVPILGGVSYYGEIKIPLWPVVLALSLLLFGKVSQNVRTITMTELSKEHILASKAAGASDAWVLRRHVLRAVLPYVSSQFILISAKVIALISILGFFRVSFGFNWGELFTMVVTQKAIYNNAWWMVLPVGMAITLLAIGLLLVKSEIEERFINPWKSL, encoded by the coding sequence ATGAGCGTAAAACTCAAAGTCGGAACCGCGATAATCGTCGCCTACCTGTTCCTTGCGGCGGTTTCACCCATTCTTGTAAACCAGAACGACATTAGGAACTGGCACTACATAACCTACTGGGAGAAGAATCCAAGGATGGCCCCACCAGAGTGGGTCAACCTTTTTGGAGAGAACCTTCCCCCAACGGGCAACCTAAGGGAAGAAAAACCCGGGGAATACGTCTACAACTTCCATTACTCCCAGCCACCCCAAGACATCTTAATAATACCTCAATCAAACTGGTCTGGCTTTGTGGATGTGAGAGTACTAACCCCTGACGGAAAAAGGGTAACTCTTTACTCCGGCAGGGTAACCGGAATAACGTCCACGGGAAGGTCGTTTTCCACAGTCTTCAACCTCGCAAAGCAAATGGGGGTTAAAGGAGACATCTCGGATATGATAGTTACGGGGGAGGGTCTCAAAATCCTATTCTTCAGGAAGGAAGGCGGCAAGTGGGTTCCCGTAAAAGGGGACTACCTCTTCACTGTTAGGGCATCATCGAAGGTAACCCTCCGGGTCGTCGGAATGAGTTACGGTCCCCTAGGAACAGACTCTTACGGAAGGGACATAGCGGTTATATTCATCGGAGGACTGCCCCAAACTCTCGTAATAGTTTTTATGACCGCCCTTACAACGGTTCTGCTCGGCACCGCGGCCGGTCTGTTTGGAGCCCTCTCAGGGAAGCTGGGAGTCCTCGTGGAGGGCTTTGCAAAGGTATCCTCAATGCTACCTCTCATTCCCGTGATGATTCTCCTCGTCCCGATACTCGGAGGGGTTAGCTACTATGGGGAGATTAAAATACCTCTTTGGCCCGTTGTCCTCGCCCTCTCACTCCTCCTCTTCGGCAAGGTCAGCCAGAATGTCAGGACTATAACCATGACTGAACTCTCCAAAGAGCACATCTTAGCTTCAAAGGCGGCCGGTGCAAGCGATGCATGGGTTCTTAGAAGGCATGTGTTAAGGGCGGTTCTGCCCTACGTGAGCTCCCAGTTCATCCTGATTAGCGCCAAGGTTATAGCGTTGATTTCAATACTTGGGTTCTTCAGGGTGAGTTTCGGCTTCAACTGGGGGGAACTGTTCACGATGGTGGTAACTCAAAAGGCCATCTACAACAACGCTTGGTGGATGGTCCTGCCCGTTGGAATGGCGATAACCCTGCTTGCCATAGGTCTGTTGCTGGTAAAAAGTGAGATTGAGGAGAGGTTTATCAATCCCTGGAAGAGTTTATAA
- a CDS encoding ATP synthase subunit B encodes MPGMEYSTVSKIYGPLMIVEGVKGVAYGEVVEIETESGEKRKGQVLEARENLAIVQVFEGTRDLDVKTTSVRFTGETLKVPVSMDMLGRIFNGIGKPIDGGPEIIPEDRRDVHGAPLNPVARAYPRDFIQTGISAIDGMNTLVRGQKLPIFSGSGLPHNMLAAQIARQAKVLGEEEQFAVVFAAMGITYEEANFFKKSFEETGAIERAVLFLNLADDPAIERIITPRMALTVAEYLAFDYDMQVLVILTDMTNYAEALREISAAREEVPGRRGYPGYMYTDLATIYERAGRVRGKKGSITQMPILTMPDDDITHPIPDLTGYITEGQIVLSRELHRKGIYPPIDVLPSLSRLMKDGIGKGRTREDHPQLAQQLYAAYAEGRSLRDLVAVVGEEALSETDRKYLKFADRFEREFIAQRYDEDRSIFETLDLGWELLAELPESELKRVRKEYILKYHPKYRKRGE; translated from the coding sequence ATGCCGGGAATGGAGTACTCCACCGTTAGCAAGATTTACGGCCCGCTGATGATTGTCGAGGGCGTCAAGGGAGTTGCCTACGGTGAGGTCGTCGAGATAGAGACCGAGAGCGGGGAGAAGAGGAAGGGACAGGTGCTCGAGGCCAGGGAGAACCTCGCGATAGTCCAGGTCTTCGAGGGAACCCGCGATTTGGACGTCAAGACCACCAGCGTCCGTTTCACCGGCGAGACCCTCAAGGTTCCCGTTTCAATGGACATGCTGGGAAGAATCTTCAACGGTATCGGTAAGCCCATCGACGGCGGACCGGAAATCATCCCCGAGGACAGGAGGGACGTTCACGGTGCACCGCTCAACCCCGTCGCGAGAGCCTACCCGAGGGACTTCATCCAGACGGGTATCTCGGCCATAGACGGTATGAACACCCTCGTTCGCGGTCAGAAGCTTCCGATATTCAGCGGTTCAGGTTTACCGCACAACATGCTCGCGGCGCAGATTGCGAGGCAGGCGAAGGTCCTCGGTGAGGAGGAGCAGTTCGCCGTCGTCTTCGCGGCGATGGGTATCACCTACGAAGAGGCCAACTTCTTCAAGAAGAGCTTCGAGGAGACCGGAGCAATAGAGAGGGCCGTCCTGTTCCTCAACCTCGCCGACGACCCGGCCATCGAGCGTATCATTACCCCGCGTATGGCCCTGACCGTTGCAGAGTATCTGGCTTTCGACTACGACATGCAGGTTCTGGTTATCCTCACGGACATGACCAACTACGCAGAGGCTCTCCGTGAGATTTCGGCAGCGAGAGAAGAGGTTCCCGGAAGGCGCGGTTATCCGGGTTACATGTACACTGACTTGGCCACAATCTACGAGCGTGCTGGAAGGGTCAGGGGCAAGAAGGGAAGCATAACCCAGATGCCAATCCTCACGATGCCCGACGACGACATCACCCACCCGATTCCGGACCTTACCGGTTACATCACCGAGGGCCAGATAGTCCTCAGCAGGGAACTCCACAGGAAGGGTATCTACCCACCAATCGACGTCCTTCCGAGTCTCAGCCGTCTGATGAAGGACGGTATCGGTAAGGGAAGAACCAGGGAAGACCACCCGCAGCTGGCCCAGCAGCTCTACGCGGCCTACGCCGAGGGACGCTCCCTCAGGGACCTCGTCGCCGTCGTCGGTGAGGAAGCTTTGAGCGAGACCGACAGGAAGTACCTCAAGTTTGCAGACAGGTTCGAGCGCGAGTTCATCGCTCAGCGCTACGACGAGGACAGGAGCATCTTCGAGACCCTCGACCTCGGCTGGGAGCTCTTGGCGGAGCTTCCGGAGAGCGAGCTCAAGCGTGTCAGGAAGGAGTACATCCTCAAGTACCACCCCAAGTACAGGAAGAGGGGCGAGTGA
- a CDS encoding oxygen-binding di-iron domain-containing protein, whose product MGEYHIEPGLDPRKDHVLYEDDEHLVVYLGTQEGGEDIDVNSYLIVSRGKGILIDPGGYKIFSKVLANISKYIDPRDIEYIYICHQDPDVAGSLPLWREVSNAKIIVHWLWTRFLPHFGFEDAKAVTHELPDEGETMPFGATTLEFIPAHFLHSPGHFTIYDHRSKFLFTGDIGIALLDEPYIVVENMERHIQAMRPVHERLMASNRAIKAWLDRVKFLDVEAILPQHGAIIPKRFIPRFYDFLENLKCGVDLYR is encoded by the coding sequence ATGGGGGAGTATCACATCGAGCCCGGACTCGACCCGAGAAAGGACCACGTTCTCTACGAGGATGATGAGCACCTCGTCGTTTACCTTGGAACGCAGGAGGGCGGCGAGGACATTGACGTCAACAGCTACCTCATAGTCAGCAGGGGGAAGGGCATTCTCATAGACCCCGGAGGATACAAGATTTTCTCGAAGGTTCTCGCCAACATATCCAAGTACATCGACCCGAGGGACATCGAGTACATCTACATATGCCACCAGGACCCGGACGTTGCAGGCAGTTTGCCCCTGTGGAGGGAGGTGAGCAACGCGAAAATCATAGTTCACTGGCTCTGGACGAGGTTTTTACCGCACTTCGGTTTTGAGGATGCCAAGGCGGTGACCCACGAGCTGCCGGACGAGGGCGAGACGATGCCCTTCGGCGCGACCACGCTCGAGTTCATACCTGCCCACTTCCTCCACAGCCCGGGACACTTCACGATATACGACCACAGGAGCAAGTTCCTCTTCACAGGTGATATCGGCATAGCGCTCCTGGACGAGCCCTATATAGTCGTTGAGAACATGGAAAGGCACATTCAGGCGATGAGGCCGGTTCACGAGAGGCTTATGGCCAGCAACAGGGCCATAAAGGCCTGGCTCGACAGGGTGAAGTTCCTCGACGTCGAGGCGATACTGCCCCAGCACGGGGCGATAATACCTAAGAGGTTCATACCGCGCTTTTACGACTTCCTTGAGAACCTGAAGTGCGGCGTTGACCTCTACCGCTGA
- a CDS encoding alanyl-tRNA editing protein — protein MTERLYYSDPYLKETTAKVVEVKDLGNGLVEVLLDRTIFYPEGGGQPSDRGLIEGDGFTIEVTKVKEREEIWHEGVIEGRLPGNGEEVKLKLDWDWRYENMKNHTGQHILSAVLKKLYDLDTTGFQIFEHYNKIEVNGPLDWEMITEAEIEANRVIAEGIPVTVEEFKYLPDDIVKTLRKHVSKVTDRVRIVSIGDVDRTPCGGTHVRNTSEIGFIKVLRFYKKSKNLWRIEFVAGNRALRTLNELLEDYWNALDEMPNKNRPLVERVGELKAEMDSLEEKLDELRHELWRWKGLALIGEAEEVGHYNVVALIEKWPMKDAQAFAVNFVKENPGSILLLASEEYVLFARNEEVEVSMKGLLSKVIEELGGKGGGTDNLARGRVEAEPEDILDVAKEKLRELINSSRD, from the coding sequence ATGACGGAGAGGCTTTACTATTCCGACCCCTACCTTAAGGAAACCACCGCGAAGGTTGTTGAGGTTAAAGATTTGGGCAACGGCCTCGTTGAGGTCCTCCTCGACAGAACGATATTCTATCCCGAAGGCGGTGGCCAGCCCTCCGACAGGGGGCTTATAGAGGGCGACGGGTTCACGATAGAGGTCACCAAGGTTAAGGAGCGGGAGGAAATCTGGCACGAGGGCGTTATCGAAGGAAGGCTCCCCGGAAATGGCGAGGAAGTTAAGCTGAAGCTTGACTGGGACTGGAGATACGAGAACATGAAGAACCACACCGGCCAGCACATCCTCTCGGCCGTTCTGAAGAAGCTCTACGACCTCGACACGACGGGCTTCCAGATTTTTGAGCACTACAACAAGATTGAGGTCAACGGCCCGCTCGACTGGGAGATGATTACCGAGGCCGAAATCGAGGCCAACAGGGTGATAGCGGAGGGAATTCCCGTAACGGTCGAGGAGTTCAAGTACCTTCCCGACGACATCGTCAAGACCCTCAGGAAGCACGTGAGCAAGGTAACGGACAGGGTCAGGATAGTGAGCATCGGCGACGTTGACAGGACTCCCTGCGGTGGAACCCACGTTAGGAACACCTCCGAGATAGGGTTCATCAAGGTTCTCCGCTTCTACAAGAAGTCCAAGAACCTCTGGCGGATAGAGTTCGTCGCCGGAAACAGGGCTTTAAGGACGCTCAACGAGCTCCTTGAAGACTACTGGAACGCTCTGGACGAGATGCCGAACAAGAACAGACCCCTCGTTGAGAGGGTAGGGGAGCTGAAGGCCGAGATGGATTCCCTTGAGGAAAAGCTCGACGAGCTCAGGCACGAGCTCTGGCGCTGGAAGGGTCTTGCCTTGATTGGGGAGGCCGAGGAGGTCGGGCACTACAACGTGGTTGCCCTCATCGAGAAGTGGCCCATGAAGGATGCCCAGGCCTTTGCGGTGAACTTCGTCAAGGAGAACCCCGGCTCGATACTCCTACTCGCCAGCGAGGAATACGTCCTCTTTGCAAGGAACGAGGAAGTTGAGGTTTCGATGAAGGGGCTCCTCTCGAAGGTCATCGAGGAGCTCGGCGGCAAGGGCGGTGGAACCGACAACCTGGCTAGGGGAAGGGTTGAGGCGGAGCCCGAGGACATCCTCGACGTTGCAAAGGAAAAGCTGAGGGAGCTTATAAACTCTTCCAGGGATTGA
- a CDS encoding ATP synthase subunit A produces MGRIIRVTGPLVVADGMRGSKMYEVVRVGEMGLIGEIIRLEGDTAVIQVYEETSGIKPGEPVEGTGSSLSVELGPGLLTSMYDGIQRPLEKLRELSGDFIARGLTAPALPRDKKWHFTPTVKVGDKVTGGDVLGTVPETSIIEHKILVPPWVEGEIVEIAEEGDYTVEEVIAKVKKPDGSVEELKMYHKWPVRVKRPYKNKLPPEVPLITGQRTIDTFFSIAKGGTAAIPGPFGSGKTVTQHQLAKWSDAQVVVYIGCGERGNEMTDVLEEFPKLKDPKTGKPLMERTVLIANTSNMPVAAREASIYTGITIAEYFRDQGYDVALMADSTSRWAEALREISGRLEEMPGEEGYPAYLASKIAEFYERAGRVVTLGSEPRVGSVSVIGAVSPPGGDFSEPVVQNTLRVVKVFWALDADLARRRHFPAINWLRSYSLYLDSIQDWWHKNVDPEWRKMRDTAMALLQKEAELQEIVRIVGPDALPDREKAILIVTRMLREDYLQQDAFDEVDTYCPPKKQVTMMRVILNFYNKTMEAVSRGVPVDEIAKLPVREKIGRMKFEPDVEKIRALIDETNEQFEELFKKYGA; encoded by the coding sequence ATGGGAAGGATAATTCGTGTTACGGGACCACTCGTCGTTGCGGACGGCATGAGAGGAAGCAAGATGTACGAGGTCGTTCGCGTCGGTGAGATGGGTCTCATCGGAGAAATCATCCGTCTCGAAGGCGACACGGCAGTCATCCAGGTCTACGAGGAAACGTCAGGTATAAAGCCCGGTGAGCCGGTCGAGGGAACCGGTTCGTCGCTCAGCGTCGAGCTCGGTCCAGGTCTGCTCACCTCAATGTACGACGGGATTCAGAGACCGCTTGAAAAGCTCCGCGAGCTCAGCGGTGACTTCATAGCGAGGGGTTTGACGGCCCCGGCCCTGCCGAGGGACAAGAAGTGGCACTTCACGCCAACCGTTAAGGTCGGCGACAAGGTCACCGGTGGAGACGTCCTCGGTACCGTTCCTGAAACCAGCATCATCGAGCACAAAATCCTTGTTCCACCTTGGGTCGAGGGTGAGATAGTCGAGATAGCCGAGGAAGGCGACTACACCGTTGAAGAGGTTATCGCCAAGGTCAAGAAGCCCGACGGAAGCGTAGAGGAGCTCAAGATGTACCACAAGTGGCCTGTCCGTGTCAAAAGGCCCTACAAGAACAAGCTCCCGCCCGAGGTCCCGCTCATCACCGGACAGAGAACTATCGATACTTTCTTCTCGATAGCCAAGGGTGGAACTGCAGCAATTCCGGGTCCGTTCGGTTCAGGAAAGACCGTCACCCAGCACCAGCTGGCGAAGTGGAGTGACGCGCAGGTCGTCGTCTACATCGGTTGCGGTGAGCGCGGAAACGAGATGACCGACGTCCTTGAGGAGTTCCCCAAGCTCAAGGACCCGAAGACCGGTAAACCGCTCATGGAGAGAACCGTCCTCATAGCCAACACCTCGAACATGCCGGTCGCGGCTCGTGAGGCTTCAATCTACACCGGAATCACCATAGCGGAATACTTCCGCGACCAGGGCTACGACGTCGCTCTGATGGCCGACTCCACCTCAAGATGGGCCGAGGCCCTGCGTGAGATTTCCGGCCGTCTCGAGGAGATGCCAGGTGAGGAAGGTTACCCGGCCTACCTCGCCAGTAAGATTGCGGAGTTCTACGAGCGTGCCGGCCGCGTTGTGACCCTTGGAAGCGAGCCCAGGGTCGGTAGCGTCTCCGTCATCGGTGCCGTTTCACCGCCGGGTGGAGACTTCAGCGAGCCCGTCGTCCAGAACACCCTGCGTGTCGTCAAGGTCTTCTGGGCCCTCGATGCCGACCTCGCGAGGAGGAGGCACTTCCCGGCAATCAACTGGCTGAGGAGCTACTCGCTCTACCTCGACTCGATACAGGACTGGTGGCACAAGAACGTTGATCCCGAGTGGAGGAAGATGCGCGACACCGCTATGGCCCTCCTCCAGAAGGAGGCTGAACTCCAGGAGATTGTCAGAATCGTCGGTCCTGACGCGTTACCCGACAGGGAGAAGGCCATACTCATCGTCACCAGGATGCTCCGTGAGGACTACCTCCAGCAAGATGCTTTCGATGAGGTTGACACCTACTGCCCGCCGAAGAAGCAGGTCACCATGATGCGCGTTATCCTCAACTTCTACAACAAGACCATGGAGGCCGTGAGCAGGGGAGTTCCAGTTGACGAGATAGCCAAGCTCCCGGTCAGGGAGAAGATAGGTCGTATGAAGTTCGAGCCCGACGTTGAGAAGATTAGGGCGCTCATAGATGAGACGAACGAGCAGTTTGAAGAGCTCTTCAAGAAGTACGGGGCGTGA
- a CDS encoding V-type ATP synthase subunit E → MEGAELIIQEINREAEQKIQYILSEAREEAEKLKEEARKRAEAKAEWILRKAKTQAEIEKQRIIANAKLEVRKKKLAVQEELIRQVIESLKERLANLPEDEYFPMLVELTVKAVEELGTDKVVVRSNERTLKLIVEKLAEFREKLKEALGKDVEVTVGEPIQTIGGILVESSDGSVRVDNTFEARIERFESDLRATIAKALFG, encoded by the coding sequence ATGGAAGGGGCTGAACTGATAATTCAGGAGATAAACAGGGAGGCCGAGCAGAAGATACAGTACATACTCAGCGAAGCCAGGGAAGAGGCCGAGAAGCTCAAGGAAGAGGCCAGGAAGAGGGCGGAGGCCAAGGCCGAATGGATACTCCGAAAGGCCAAGACCCAGGCCGAGATAGAGAAGCAGAGGATAATCGCCAACGCCAAGCTCGAGGTCAGGAAGAAGAAGCTCGCCGTTCAGGAGGAGCTCATAAGGCAGGTCATCGAGTCCCTCAAGGAGAGGCTCGCGAACCTTCCCGAGGATGAGTACTTCCCGATGCTCGTTGAACTCACCGTCAAGGCCGTTGAGGAGCTCGGAACCGATAAGGTCGTCGTCCGCTCCAACGAGAGGACCCTCAAGCTCATCGTTGAGAAATTAGCCGAGTTCAGGGAGAAGCTCAAGGAGGCCCTCGGAAAGGACGTCGAGGTCACCGTCGGTGAGCCGATTCAGACCATCGGTGGAATCCTCGTGGAGAGCTCCGATGGAAGCGTCAGGGTGGACAACACCTTCGAGGCCAGGATAGAGCGCTTTGAGAGTGACCTGAGGGCTACGATTGCCAAGGCCCTCTTCGGGTGA
- a CDS encoding V-type ATP synthase subunit D encodes MAELLNVKPTRMELLNLKRRIQLAKKGHKLLKDKQDALVMEFFTIYDEALQLRRELNLKMKEAFEALQMAEIDVGTLRLKEISLSVKPNREVEIRKRNVMGVPVPLIEAESFKRNAGERGYAFVSSSAKVDLVAEKFEEVLDLAVRLAEVEETLKRLAREIEVTKRRVNALEYIIIPRMEATVKFIKQRLDEMERENFFRLKRVKALIEARGGS; translated from the coding sequence ATGGCAGAACTGCTCAACGTGAAGCCGACGCGAATGGAGCTCCTCAACCTGAAGAGGCGCATCCAGCTGGCCAAGAAGGGCCACAAGCTCCTCAAGGACAAGCAAGATGCTTTAGTCATGGAGTTCTTCACAATCTACGACGAGGCGCTCCAGCTGAGGCGCGAGCTCAACCTCAAGATGAAGGAGGCCTTTGAGGCCCTTCAGATGGCCGAGATTGACGTCGGAACGCTCCGCCTCAAGGAGATAAGCCTCTCCGTGAAGCCCAACAGGGAGGTCGAGATTAGGAAGAGGAACGTCATGGGCGTTCCGGTTCCCCTCATCGAGGCCGAAAGCTTCAAGAGGAACGCGGGGGAGAGGGGTTACGCCTTCGTTTCGAGCTCCGCCAAGGTTGACCTCGTGGCCGAGAAGTTCGAGGAGGTCCTTGATTTAGCGGTCCGCCTCGCTGAGGTGGAGGAAACCCTCAAGAGGCTTGCGAGGGAAATCGAGGTCACCAAGAGGCGCGTCAACGCGCTCGAGTACATCATAATCCCGCGCATGGAGGCTACCGTCAAGTTCATCAAGCAGAGGCTCGACGAGATGGAGCGCGAAAACTTCTTCAGGCTCAAGAGGGTTAAGGCGTTAATCGAGGCCAGGGGCGGTTCCTGA
- a CDS encoding V-type ATP synthase subunit F, with the protein MKIAVLGDRDTALGFKLAGAHEVYAFEDSPLEMERLRNKLKELVERGDVGIILITERFAQRIEIPDVTIPIILQVPDRSGSKFGEEALREIVRRAIGVELKR; encoded by the coding sequence ATGAAGATAGCCGTGCTCGGCGACAGGGACACCGCTCTGGGCTTCAAGCTCGCCGGTGCTCACGAGGTTTACGCCTTTGAGGATAGCCCCCTTGAGATGGAGAGGCTTAGGAACAAGCTTAAGGAGCTCGTTGAGAGGGGCGACGTGGGAATCATACTCATAACCGAGAGGTTCGCCCAGAGGATTGAAATTCCGGACGTTACGATTCCAATCATCCTTCAGGTGCCGGACAGGTCCGGCTCTAAGTTCGGTGAAGAGGCCCTCCGCGAGATAGTCAGGAGGGCTATCGGTGTTGAGCTCAAGAGGTGA